Proteins found in one Drosophila busckii strain San Diego stock center, stock number 13000-0081.31 chromosome 2R, ASM1175060v1, whole genome shotgun sequence genomic segment:
- the LOC108596810 gene encoding angiotensin-converting enzyme, with product MRWLLLLCVPLLVATVCFALPKSNHTASYEQSTLRILNVASQRMHSIWDMHKRMFLQLTSKGKSPLGPAPTKQDVDLETYKLFYELAANLSVVPVEQLRDAKLQRRVQRLSKLQLRGLRFSDYELAKEQLRSMQTFVSGQLVCTHEECTSRKPLAMYPHIYNQNMRSKRWEELRFNWYTWRNAINDKDTARNTFIEYVRLLRVAATYNGHVTPSRTWYLYYETENFQAEMEAVIWEIMPLYREMHAFLRHAAMHMYPKAEIKDDGAIPAPVMDQMISQAWYPHQIFPTPHPNDQLPSVHHRLEEVLVTPVKINKKAAEFFESLGLNHMSDNFFERFARRMGEDEAGADCKSQVYYFPPEVALRYCPKPDYKKLMQIHGSMAELQYNVYKRELPFGLDIEPCPGFASALGETAVLASGTPRHLHRLHILLNDSLTENQSLNRLFRMGVHTLLAVPQYFINDRFLVDVMDGRIRTQDLNCAYWRLQDKYAGVQPPIWRTMKDFDMDYRFYRGLNPDQSNTKKFISEILGFQFYRSFCLASGQYKPGDDIYPLHNCDFYDSKEAGKLMREMMQLGATKHWRDVMEMATGERKLSGRGILEYFAPLFTWLKERNQQLEIEHGWDAEDMCRKE from the exons atgcgctggctgctgctgctgtgtgtgccGCTTTTGGTGGCAACTGTGTGCTTTGCACTGCCCAAATCCAATCATACTGCGAGCTATGAGCAGtctacgctgcgtatacttaatgttgCCTCGCAGCGTATGCACAGCATTTGGGATATGCATAAGCGCATGTTTTTGCAATTGACTTCGAAAGGCAAATCGCCACTGGGACCTGCGCCCACCAAGCAGGATGTGGATTTGGAAACCTACAAGCTGTTCTATGAGCTGGCTGCCAACCTGAGCGTTGTGCCCGTCGAGCAGCTGCGCGATGCAAAGCTGCAGCGACGCGTGCAGAGACTGtcgaagctgcagctgcgtggCTTGCGCTTCAGCGACTACGAGCTGGCCAAGGAGCAGCTGCGCAGCATGCAAACCTTTGTCAGTGGCCAGCTGGTCTGCACGCATGAGGAGTGCACCTCACGCAAGCCGCTGGCCATGTATCCGCATATTTACAATCAGAATATGCGCAGCAAGCGCTGGGAGGAGCTGCGTTTCAATTGGTACACTTGGCGCAATGCTATCAACGACAAGGACACAGCACGGAATACGTTTATTGAGTATGTGCGACTGCTGCGCGTTGCTGCCACCTACAATGGCCATGTGACGCCATCGCGCACTTGGTATTTGTACTACGAGACGGAGAACTTTCAAGCGGAAATGGAAGCGG TTATTTGGGAGATAATGCCGCTCTATAGAGAGATGCATGCGTTCCTTAGACACGCTGCTATGCATATGTATCCCAAGGCGGAGATCAAGGACGATGGCGCCATACCAGCGCCAGTTATGGATCAG ATGATATCGCAAGCTTGGTATCCGCATCAAATCTTTCCAACGCCACATCCGAATGATCAGCTGCCGTCGGTGCATCATCGCCTGGAGGAGGTGCTGGTTACGCCCGTTAAAATCAATAAGAAGGCCGCTGAGTTCTTTGAGTCGCTTGGGCTGAATCATATGTCGGA CAACTTCTTTGAGCGCTTTGCACGTCGCATGGGCGAGGATGAAGCTGGTGCGGACTGCAAGTCGCAGGTGTACTACTTCCCACCGGAGGTAGCGCTGCGCTACTGCCCCAAGCCCGACTATAAGAAGCTTATGCAAATACACGGCTCCATGGCCGAGCTGCAGTATAATGTCTACAAGCGTGAGCTGCCATTCGGCTTGGACATTGAGCCCTGTCCGGGCTTTGCCAGTGCGCTGGGCGAGACGGCGGTGCTGGCATCGGGCACGCCGCGTCATTTGCATCGTCTGCACATACTGCTCAACGATAGTCTGACCGAGAATCAGTCGCTCAATCGTCTGTTCCGCATGGGCGTGCATACGCTGCTAGCAGTGCCGCAATATTTCATCAATGATAGATTCCTAGTCGATGTCATGGACGGACGCATACGCACGCAGGACTTGAACTGCGCCTACTGGCGACTGCAGGATAAATACGCGGGCGTGCAGCCGCCCATTTGGCGTACGATGAAGGACTTTGATATGGACTACAGATTCTATCGCGGCTTGAATCCAGATCAATCGAACACAAA AAAATTTATATCGGAAATACTGGGCTTTCAGTTCTATCGCTCGTTTTGCCTGGCAAGCGGTCAGTATAAGCCTGGCGATGACATTTATCCTTTGCACAACTGCGACTTCTATGACAGCAAGGAGGCGGGCAAGCTAATGCG CGAAATGATGCAATTGGGCGCCACCAAGCACTGGCGTGATGTTATGGAAATGGCTACGGGTGAGCGCAAGTTAAGTGGACGCGGCATTTTGGAATACTTTGCGCCACTCTTCACTTGGCTAAAGGAACGCAATCAGCAGCTGGAGATTGAGCATGGCTGGGATGCTGAGGACA tGTGCCGCAaggaataa